A window of the Butyricimonas faecalis genome harbors these coding sequences:
- a CDS encoding DUF4251 domain-containing protein, which translates to MKRITFIFLMSILFFATGQAQNKKEIRFEKEFQKTLALVNSDQFTMKFYIATPTVQTLFTPPGAGANIDINPQNCYLSINDSLVTTQLPYFGRATWTSNSHLDSISFNTVLFSRTVKIYQDGKKKAIAYQITVRTNQNICYLNLDIQYDGTCYLYFSDRNRVPISYVGQIFPRDTTMQKRYRPSPKQQ; encoded by the coding sequence ATGAAAAGAATTACATTCATTTTTTTGATGAGCATACTGTTTTTTGCAACAGGTCAAGCACAGAATAAAAAAGAAATACGCTTCGAAAAAGAGTTTCAGAAAACGCTGGCTCTGGTAAATAGTGATCAATTCACCATGAAGTTCTATATTGCTACCCCTACCGTACAAACACTTTTCACGCCACCGGGAGCGGGTGCCAACATAGACATCAACCCACAAAACTGTTACTTAAGTATAAACGACTCACTGGTAACGACACAACTTCCTTATTTCGGCAGAGCTACATGGACTTCCAATTCACACTTAGATTCAATTTCTTTCAACACGGTATTATTCAGTCGCACGGTAAAAATTTATCAAGATGGAAAAAAGAAAGCCATTGCCTATCAAATAACCGTTCGCACAAACCAAAATATTTGTTATCTGAACCTGGATATTCAATATGACGGCACCTGCTATTTATATTTTAGCGACCGCAATAGGGTGCCAATCAGTTATGTTGGGCAAATATTCCCCCGGGATACCACTATGCAAAAAAGATATAGGCCATCACCAAAGCAGCAATGA
- a CDS encoding nucleoside recognition domain-containing protein gives MVLNYIWIFFFGAAFIVALGKLIFMGDTEVFSAIVKATFDMSKTGFEISLGLTGVLTLWMGIMKIGERGGAVKVMSWLISPFFRKLFPELPPDSPAYGSIMMNIAANMLGLDNAATPVGLKAMQQMQEVNPRKDRASNAQIMFLVLNTSGLTIIPVSVMVYRAQMGAANPADIFIPILLATYVSTLAGLIAVAVYQRLNLFNRVVMAYLIGGTLAVGGLIWYFSGLDKETITTISTVASNVILFSIIIAFIAMGAWRKINVYDAFIDGAKEGFSIAIKIIPYLVAILVAVGVFRAAGAMDMLMNGLERLCLACGLDADFIPALPTALMKPLSGSGARGLMIDTMNTFGADSFAGRLASTFQGATDTTFYIIAVYFGAVGIKNTRYAIPCGLIADLAGIIAALVMAYIFFA, from the coding sequence ATGGTTCTCAATTATATCTGGATTTTCTTTTTTGGCGCGGCATTTATCGTGGCGCTTGGTAAATTGATCTTCATGGGTGATACAGAAGTTTTTTCTGCCATCGTGAAGGCCACCTTTGATATGTCGAAAACGGGGTTTGAAATTTCGTTGGGTTTGACGGGGGTATTGACCTTGTGGATGGGTATCATGAAAATCGGGGAGCGAGGGGGAGCCGTGAAAGTAATGTCGTGGTTGATCAGTCCTTTTTTTCGAAAGTTGTTTCCGGAATTACCACCGGATAGTCCTGCGTATGGTTCGATTATGATGAATATTGCGGCGAATATGCTTGGGTTAGATAATGCTGCGACTCCCGTGGGTTTGAAAGCGATGCAGCAAATGCAGGAAGTTAATCCTCGTAAAGACCGGGCCTCCAATGCGCAGATCATGTTCTTGGTGCTGAATACATCCGGTTTGACAATTATTCCAGTTTCGGTCATGGTGTACCGGGCACAGATGGGGGCAGCGAATCCTGCCGACATCTTTATTCCGATATTGTTGGCAACTTACGTGTCCACGTTAGCCGGTTTGATTGCAGTGGCCGTGTACCAGCGATTGAACCTGTTCAACCGGGTTGTCATGGCTTATTTGATTGGGGGAACATTGGCCGTGGGTGGTTTGATTTGGTATTTTTCCGGGTTAGATAAAGAGACGATTACAACGATTTCTACGGTAGCTAGTAATGTTATTCTTTTTTCGATTATTATTGCCTTTATTGCGATGGGAGCTTGGCGCAAAATAAATGTCTACGATGCGTTCATTGATGGTGCAAAAGAAGGCTTTTCTATTGCGATAAAGATTATTCCTTATTTAGTGGCGATTCTTGTTGCAGTCGGGGTGTTTCGGGCGGCGGGAGCGATGGATATGTTGATGAATGGATTGGAACGTTTGTGTTTGGCTTGCGGGTTGGATGCTGATTTTATACCCGCTTTACCGACGGCTTTGATGAAGCCGCTTAGTGGGAGTGGGGCTCGGGGGCTTATGATTGATACCATGAATACCTTTGGGGCGGATTCTTTTGCCGGACGCTTGGCTTCAACTTTCCAAGGGGCTACAGATACGACTTTTTACATTATCGCCGTGTATTTTGGTGCCGTGGGAATTAAAAATACACGTTATGCCATACCCTGTGGCTTGATTGCCGATTTGGCCGGCATCATTGCTGCTTTGGTGATGGCCTATATCTTTTTTGCATAG
- the folD gene encoding bifunctional methylenetetrahydrofolate dehydrogenase/methenyltetrahydrofolate cyclohydrolase FolD encodes MEIIDGKKISAQVKQELADEIAAFVAEGKKIPHLVAVLVGNDGASETYVASKVKACQAVGMKSSELRYGDDITEEQLLTVIDKLNDDPDVDGFIVQLPLPKHISEEKVLNRINPDKDVDGFHPCNVGRMVLGLPTYLPATPAGIVELLTRYNIPTEGKHCVVVGRSNIVGTPMAVLMSRKAKNANCTVTLCHSRTTNLKDITRQADILIVAIGVPHFLKEDMVKEGAVVVDVGIHRIPSETAKNGWKLVGDVDYDHVAPKCSYITPVPGGVGPMTIVTLLQNTLKACKAKH; translated from the coding sequence ATGGAAATTATTGACGGTAAAAAAATTTCAGCACAGGTAAAGCAAGAACTTGCAGATGAAATCGCTGCTTTCGTGGCAGAAGGGAAAAAGATTCCGCATTTGGTTGCTGTACTTGTAGGAAATGACGGGGCTAGCGAAACGTATGTTGCTAGTAAAGTGAAAGCCTGTCAGGCGGTAGGGATGAAAAGTTCAGAATTGCGTTATGGTGATGATATCACTGAAGAGCAGTTGTTGACAGTCATTGATAAGTTGAACGATGATCCGGATGTAGACGGATTTATCGTGCAGTTACCTCTCCCGAAGCATATTTCTGAAGAGAAAGTTTTGAACCGTATCAATCCGGATAAAGATGTTGATGGTTTCCATCCTTGTAACGTGGGACGGATGGTTCTCGGTTTGCCGACTTATTTACCGGCAACGCCGGCAGGAATTGTGGAATTGCTGACCCGCTATAATATCCCGACAGAAGGCAAGCATTGTGTCGTTGTAGGAAGAAGTAACATTGTGGGAACTCCCATGGCGGTGTTAATGTCCCGGAAAGCCAAGAATGCCAATTGTACCGTTACATTGTGCCATAGTAGAACGACGAATTTGAAAGATATCACTCGTCAGGCGGATATCCTTATTGTGGCCATTGGCGTTCCGCATTTCTTGAAAGAAGATATGGTGAAAGAGGGGGCTGTTGTGGTGGATGTCGGGATTCATCGTATTCCTTCGGAGACGGCAAAGAATGGTTGGAAACTGGTAGGAGATGTGGACTATGATCACGTGGCTCCTAAATGTTCATATATTACCCCTGTTCCCGGTGGTGTGGGACCGATGACTATCGTGACTTTGTTGCAAAACACTTTAAAAGCGTGTAAAGCAAAACATTAA
- the ffh gene encoding signal recognition particle protein, which translates to MFENLSERLEKSFKILKGQGKITEINVAETLKEVRRSLLDADVNYKIAKEFTNTVKEKALGMNVLTAVKPGQMMVKIVHDELIQLMGGTHVDINIKGNPAVILMSGLQGSGKTTFSGKLANLLKTKRGKHPLLVACDVYRPAAIEQLKVLGEQIGVPVYSEEGNNDPVKIALNAVKEARATGKDVVIVDTAGRLAIDEQMMNEIAAIKKAIDPEETLFVVDAMTGQDAVNTAKEFNDRLDFDGVILTKLDGDTRGGAALSIRTVVNKPIKFVGTGEKLEALDVFHPERMADRILGMGDIVSLVEKAQEQFDAEEAKKLQKKIAKNQFNFNDFLSQIQQIKKMGNIKDLASMIPGVGRALKDVDIDDDAFKGVEAIIYSMTPEERENPELINGSRRKRIASGSGTTIQDVNRLLKQFEESKKMMRMLSKGGKMMGKAPMRKR; encoded by the coding sequence ATGTTTGAGAATCTATCGGAGAGGTTAGAAAAATCGTTTAAGATTTTAAAAGGACAGGGAAAGATCACCGAGATCAACGTGGCAGAAACGCTTAAAGAGGTGAGACGTTCATTGTTGGATGCCGACGTAAACTATAAGATTGCGAAAGAGTTTACCAATACGGTAAAAGAAAAGGCATTGGGAATGAACGTGCTGACTGCCGTTAAGCCAGGGCAGATGATGGTGAAGATCGTTCATGATGAATTGATCCAGTTGATGGGTGGTACTCATGTCGATATTAATATAAAAGGTAATCCGGCTGTTATCTTGATGTCGGGTCTGCAAGGTTCCGGTAAAACAACGTTTTCCGGTAAACTGGCTAATTTATTAAAAACCAAGCGGGGGAAACATCCTTTATTGGTTGCTTGTGACGTTTATCGTCCGGCAGCAATCGAGCAGTTAAAGGTGCTCGGGGAGCAAATCGGAGTACCCGTGTATAGCGAGGAAGGAAATAACGATCCGGTGAAAATTGCCTTGAATGCCGTGAAAGAGGCCCGGGCAACAGGTAAGGACGTGGTGATTGTCGATACTGCAGGTCGTTTGGCTATTGATGAACAGATGATGAACGAAATCGCTGCCATCAAGAAAGCGATCGATCCGGAAGAGACTCTTTTCGTGGTGGATGCCATGACCGGACAGGATGCCGTGAATACAGCGAAGGAATTTAACGATCGTCTGGACTTTGATGGCGTGATTCTGACCAAACTGGACGGTGATACCCGTGGTGGAGCAGCATTATCTATTCGTACCGTGGTAAATAAGCCGATCAAATTTGTCGGTACGGGTGAAAAGTTGGAAGCTCTTGATGTATTCCATCCCGAACGTATGGCTGACCGTATCTTGGGTATGGGTGATATTGTTTCTTTGGTTGAAAAAGCCCAAGAGCAATTTGATGCAGAAGAGGCGAAGAAGTTGCAGAAAAAGATTGCCAAGAATCAATTTAACTTTAATGATTTCTTGAGTCAGATACAACAGATCAAGAAAATGGGTAACATCAAAGATCTGGCATCCATGATCCCGGGTGTAGGTAGAGCGTTGAAAGACGTGGATATTGATGATGACGCATTCAAGGGAGTTGAAGCTATTATTTACTCGATGACCCCGGAAGAACGGGAGAATCCGGAATTAATTAATGGTTCTCGCCGTAAACGTATTGCATCCGGTAGTGGTACTACCATCCAAGATGTAAACCGCTTGTTGAAACAGTTTGAAGAATCCAAAAAGATGATGCGGATGCTGTCTAAAGGTGGTAAGATGATGGGGAAGGCTCCGATGAGAAAACGCTAA
- a CDS encoding aspartate kinase, which produces MISVAQAVEGIVKHKPYLSESLAAGIINISALARQIQGEVEKLLGKPVNAGAIVMALNRLAPYLQVREQVQLNKLLNNMGDIILRSNLCDYTFKNSNTLMDCHIRVLKSIARRDEVFYTVVQGVFETNLVVSEVMEGMVDEHFKEEQCIFKKNGLSSVTLKLPKGNILQPGFYYCIMKELSWEGINLTEVISSTNEFTVVVDNSLIDKTFVVLKNISRK; this is translated from the coding sequence ATGATCAGTGTAGCCCAGGCGGTGGAAGGAATCGTAAAGCACAAGCCTTATTTGTCGGAATCTTTGGCAGCAGGGATTATTAATATCTCGGCTTTGGCCAGACAGATACAGGGAGAAGTGGAGAAATTATTGGGAAAGCCGGTAAATGCAGGTGCAATCGTGATGGCATTGAATCGGTTGGCTCCTTATTTGCAAGTGCGTGAACAGGTGCAATTAAACAAGTTGCTGAATAATATGGGGGATATTATCCTAAGGAGTAACTTGTGTGATTATACTTTTAAAAATTCAAATACCTTGATGGATTGTCATATCCGAGTGTTGAAATCCATTGCACGAAGAGATGAGGTCTTCTACACGGTGGTACAGGGAGTTTTTGAAACCAACTTAGTCGTAAGTGAGGTCATGGAAGGAATGGTGGATGAACATTTTAAGGAAGAACAATGTATTTTCAAAAAGAACGGTTTGTCGTCCGTTACGCTAAAGCTTCCTAAAGGAAATATACTTCAACCCGGTTTCTATTATTGTATAATGAAGGAGTTATCTTGGGAGGGAATCAATTTAACGGAAGTTATTTCTTCCACCAATGAGTTTACCGTTGTGGTGGATAACTCGTTAATAGACAAAACGTTTGTTGTATTGAAGAACATCAGTCGAAAATAG
- a CDS encoding prolyl-tRNA synthetase associated domain-containing protein — MVGQEKVYETLAALGIEFEYTEHPAAPTIEIARQYWKNLDSTHCKNLFFRNHKGNRHYLVILQCDHDMAIHDLEKMLKQGKLSFASEARMEKYLGLRPGSVSPFGLLNDTEHHVYVFLDKHLQEAKRLSFHPNDNHASLAIKTEDFIRYMNYVGNAYEWIELY; from the coding sequence ATGGTAGGACAGGAGAAAGTATATGAAACGTTGGCAGCTCTGGGGATAGAGTTTGAATATACGGAACATCCGGCTGCACCGACGATAGAGATTGCCAGACAGTATTGGAAAAATCTGGATAGTACGCATTGTAAGAATTTGTTTTTCAGAAATCACAAAGGGAATCGTCATTATCTGGTGATCCTTCAATGTGATCATGATATGGCCATTCATGACCTGGAAAAAATGCTGAAACAGGGTAAATTAAGTTTTGCCTCTGAAGCTCGGATGGAGAAATATTTGGGATTACGTCCCGGTTCGGTTAGCCCTTTCGGTTTGTTGAATGATACGGAACATCACGTGTACGTGTTTTTAGATAAACATTTGCAAGAAGCGAAAAGATTGTCATTCCACCCGAATGACAATCACGCCTCGTTAGCCATAAAAACGGAAGATTTCATTCGTTACATGAATTACGTGGGAAATGCTTACGAGTGGATCGAATTATATTAA
- a CDS encoding TIGR01212 family radical SAM protein (This family includes YhcC from E. coli K-12, an uncharacterized radical SAM protein.) — MKFEPGKKRYNDYPTYFRTLFQERVQKLSIDGGFTCPNRDGSKGVGGCSFCNNESFNPGYCRAVRGITEQIDEGIHFFARKYNGQRYLAYFQAYSNTYAPLDVLKQRYEEALAHPMISGLVVGTRPDVVNEEILDYLGGLAQRYYVCVEYGVESVNDTILRQVNRGHDFAVAEQAIRETAGRGITIGAHLIFGLPGESRESMLEGAIRLSELPIHVLKLHQLQIVKGTRLAEQYLENPALFHLYTLDEYLDFVVEVIERIRPDVYLERFVNQSPSEYLIAPQWGIKNFEFTAKLDKRLEELDTWQGKRNEFKI, encoded by the coding sequence ATGAAATTTGAACCCGGTAAAAAACGATATAATGATTATCCGACTTATTTTAGGACTCTTTTTCAGGAAAGGGTGCAAAAGTTGTCGATAGATGGAGGTTTTACTTGTCCTAACCGGGATGGAAGTAAGGGTGTGGGAGGATGTTCATTCTGTAATAACGAGAGTTTTAATCCTGGCTATTGTCGAGCCGTACGGGGAATCACGGAACAGATCGATGAAGGCATCCATTTCTTTGCCCGAAAGTATAATGGGCAAAGATATTTGGCTTATTTTCAGGCGTATTCGAATACATACGCACCGTTGGACGTGTTGAAACAGCGTTACGAGGAGGCTTTGGCTCATCCGATGATTTCGGGATTGGTAGTCGGGACGCGGCCGGATGTTGTAAACGAGGAGATTCTGGATTATTTGGGAGGGCTGGCTCAACGATATTATGTCTGCGTGGAATACGGGGTGGAGTCTGTGAATGATACTATTTTACGCCAAGTGAACCGGGGACATGATTTTGCTGTTGCGGAGCAGGCTATCCGGGAAACAGCAGGACGTGGAATAACGATTGGAGCACATTTGATTTTCGGGTTACCGGGAGAAAGTCGTGAATCCATGTTGGAGGGAGCCATTCGTTTGAGTGAATTGCCGATTCATGTATTGAAACTTCACCAGTTGCAAATCGTGAAAGGGACTCGTCTGGCAGAACAATATCTGGAAAATCCGGCTCTTTTCCACCTTTACACGTTGGATGAATATTTGGATTTTGTCGTGGAAGTGATTGAGCGAATCCGTCCCGACGTTTACTTGGAACGTTTCGTGAATCAATCTCCCTCCGAATATTTAATCGCTCCGCAATGGGGGATTAAAAATTTCGAGTTCACGGCGAAGTTGGATAAACGTTTGGAGGAGTTGGATACGTGGCAGGGAAAACGAAATGAATTTAAAATCTAA
- the ppdK gene encoding pyruvate, phosphate dikinase, which translates to MSTKYVYTFGDGKAEGKADMRNLLGGKGANLAEMNLIGVPVPAGFTITTEVCTLYNQEGRDAVVKLIENDVKAGIAATEKLMNAKFGSKGEAFPLLVSVRSGARVSMPGMMDTVLNLGMNDDAVKIVAEKSGNARFAWDSYRRFVQMYGDVVMGVAAGKGEHNPFEVEIDKLKAEKNISNDTEFSAEDLQELVRRFKIVVKTKTGKDFPTCPWEQLWGAICAVFDSWMTERAVLYRQLNQIPEEWGTAVNVQAMVYGNMGNNSATGVAFTRDAATGEDIFNGEYLINAQGEDVVAGIRTPQEITIEGSRRWAKMQNISEEERAAKYPSLEESMPTAYAELNAVQQKLEDYFHDMQDLEFTIQNGKLWMLQTRNGKRTGTAMVKMAVDMLEQGMINEETALLRLEAAKLDELLHPVFDKEAQSKAKVLTKGLPASPGAACGRVVFFADEAEEWKNRGEQVVLVRLETSPEDLRGMNVSEGILTARGGMTSHAAVVARGMGKCCVSGAGEIVVDYHKRTFTVKGITINEGDWISLNGSTGEVYLGKVATAEASLDHDFKTIMDLAEKHTRMYVRTNADTPRDAKVARDFGAKGVGLCRTEHMFFEGDRIDAMREMILSDTVEQRRIALSKILPMQRSDFEGILEAMDGFGVTIRLLDPPLHEFTPNEPESQKYMAEKLGISAEVVKEKVEALHEFNPMLGHRGCRLGITYPEITEMQARAIIEAACNLKLKGFNPKPEIMVPLVGTVKELKQQANIIRCTADVVFAEKGVKVDYMVGTMIEIPRAALTADQIAEVAEFFSFGTNDLTQMTFGYSRDDAGKFLPEYIKKGILKTDPFAVLDQEGVGQLVQMGAQKGRSTNSKLKLGICGEHGGEPSSVIFCDKVGMDYVSCSPFRVPIARLAAAQAAIMHAKK; encoded by the coding sequence ATGAGTACGAAGTACGTTTACACCTTTGGTGACGGAAAAGCAGAAGGAAAAGCAGACATGAGAAACCTGCTAGGTGGTAAAGGCGCCAATCTTGCCGAAATGAATCTCATCGGAGTTCCTGTTCCTGCAGGTTTTACTATTACAACAGAAGTTTGTACCCTTTATAATCAAGAAGGAAGAGACGCTGTCGTAAAATTAATCGAGAATGACGTTAAAGCCGGCATTGCAGCTACAGAAAAGTTAATGAATGCCAAATTTGGATCAAAAGGAGAGGCTTTCCCTCTTTTAGTTTCCGTACGTTCCGGCGCCAGAGTATCCATGCCGGGTATGATGGATACCGTGTTGAACTTGGGAATGAATGATGATGCCGTTAAAATCGTGGCAGAAAAATCAGGTAACGCCAGATTCGCATGGGATTCATACCGTCGTTTCGTACAAATGTATGGAGATGTTGTGATGGGTGTTGCTGCCGGAAAAGGCGAACACAACCCGTTCGAAGTTGAAATTGACAAATTAAAAGCAGAAAAAAATATTTCTAACGACACCGAATTCTCGGCTGAAGACCTGCAAGAACTTGTTCGTCGTTTCAAAATTGTCGTTAAAACCAAAACCGGTAAAGACTTCCCGACCTGCCCGTGGGAGCAATTATGGGGAGCCATCTGCGCCGTGTTCGATTCATGGATGACGGAACGTGCCGTTCTGTATCGTCAGTTGAATCAGATTCCGGAAGAATGGGGTACTGCAGTGAACGTTCAAGCCATGGTTTACGGAAACATGGGTAACAATTCCGCTACCGGAGTTGCTTTCACGCGTGATGCCGCTACCGGAGAAGATATTTTCAACGGAGAGTACCTGATCAACGCCCAGGGAGAAGACGTTGTTGCCGGTATCCGTACCCCGCAGGAGATTACCATTGAGGGATCTCGCCGTTGGGCTAAAATGCAGAATATTTCAGAAGAAGAGCGTGCCGCCAAATATCCTTCATTGGAAGAATCCATGCCAACCGCTTACGCTGAATTAAATGCTGTTCAACAAAAATTGGAAGACTATTTCCACGATATGCAAGACCTTGAATTTACCATCCAAAACGGTAAATTATGGATGTTGCAAACCCGTAACGGGAAACGTACCGGTACGGCTATGGTAAAAATGGCTGTTGACATGCTTGAACAAGGCATGATCAATGAAGAAACCGCACTTCTTCGCCTTGAAGCAGCTAAGCTGGATGAATTACTTCACCCGGTATTCGACAAAGAAGCACAATCCAAAGCAAAAGTATTAACCAAAGGTTTACCGGCATCTCCGGGTGCCGCTTGCGGACGTGTAGTATTCTTTGCTGACGAGGCTGAAGAGTGGAAAAACAGAGGTGAACAAGTAGTATTAGTTCGTTTGGAAACTTCTCCCGAAGATTTACGCGGAATGAATGTTTCCGAAGGAATCCTTACCGCTCGCGGAGGTATGACCTCTCACGCGGCCGTTGTTGCCCGCGGTATGGGTAAATGCTGTGTTTCCGGAGCCGGAGAAATCGTTGTTGATTACCACAAACGTACCTTTACCGTGAAAGGCATTACCATCAACGAAGGCGACTGGATCTCTTTGAATGGTTCTACCGGAGAAGTTTACTTGGGCAAGGTTGCCACAGCGGAAGCCTCTCTGGATCATGATTTCAAAACCATCATGGATTTGGCAGAGAAACACACCCGTATGTACGTAAGAACCAATGCTGACACACCTCGTGATGCCAAAGTAGCACGTGATTTCGGTGCCAAAGGTGTTGGTCTTTGCCGTACAGAACACATGTTCTTCGAGGGAGACCGTATCGATGCAATGCGTGAAATGATTTTGTCTGATACCGTTGAACAACGTCGTATTGCTTTGTCCAAAATCCTTCCGATGCAAAGAAGTGACTTCGAAGGAATCCTTGAGGCTATGGACGGGTTTGGAGTTACCATCCGTTTGTTAGACCCGCCATTACACGAATTCACCCCGAATGAACCGGAATCTCAAAAATACATGGCTGAAAAACTGGGTATTTCAGCAGAAGTTGTTAAAGAAAAAGTGGAGGCTCTACACGAATTCAACCCGATGTTAGGCCACCGTGGTTGCCGTTTAGGTATTACTTACCCAGAAATCACCGAAATGCAGGCCCGTGCCATCATTGAAGCGGCTTGTAACTTGAAACTGAAAGGCTTCAACCCCAAACCGGAAATCATGGTCCCGCTGGTTGGTACCGTGAAAGAATTAAAACAACAAGCGAACATCATCCGTTGCACAGCCGATGTGGTATTCGCAGAAAAAGGAGTGAAAGTAGATTACATGGTAGGAACCATGATCGAAATTCCCCGTGCTGCATTAACCGCAGATCAGATTGCTGAAGTTGCCGAATTCTTCTCATTTGGTACCAACGACTTGACACAAATGACTTTCGGATACTCTCGTGATGACGCTGGTAAATTCTTACCGGAATACATCAAGAAAGGTATCTTGAAGACCGATCCGTTCGCTGTATTGGATCAAGAAGGTGTTGGACAATTAGTTCAAATGGGTGCCCAAAAAGGACGTTCAACCAACAGCAAGTTGAAACTTGGAATCTGTGGAGAACATGGTGGAGAACCCTCTTCCGTGATCTTCTGTGACAAAGTGGGTATGGACTACGTTTCATGTTCACCGTTCCGTGTGCCTATCGCTCGTTTGGCCGCCGCACAGGCTGCCATCATGCATGCGAAAAAATAA
- the meaB gene encoding methylmalonyl Co-A mutase-associated GTPase MeaB, translating into MQQNIEHPENDACYESLAVNKGIEQPDPVNPAIAERLKHLKKKTLTADEYVTGIFRGDINILSQAITLVESARIDHQAMAQEVINRCLPNTGKSVRIGITGVPGAGKSTFIEAFGKFLTQEGHKIAVLAIDPSSERSKGSILGDKTRMEELSCDPHAYIRPSPSAGSLGGVARKTREAMLLCEAAGFDIILIETVGVGQSETAVHSMVDFFLLVQIAGAGDELQGIKRGIMEMADSIIINKADGNNITRAELAKVQLQNALHLFPPHESGVEPKVMTCSAYEKTGIKEIWENILHYCSETQQNKYFDIRRSEQAKYWMYETIDEQLRNRFYQSQKEQIKEAEEKVQHNEESSFAAAFRLLDNYFKKDTQL; encoded by the coding sequence ATGCAACAAAATATAGAACATCCCGAAAATGACGCTTGTTACGAAAGTTTAGCCGTAAATAAAGGCATCGAACAACCGGATCCGGTGAATCCGGCTATTGCAGAAAGACTAAAACATTTAAAGAAAAAAACGCTGACTGCAGATGAATACGTAACCGGGATCTTCCGGGGAGACATCAATATTTTAAGCCAAGCCATCACCCTTGTGGAAAGCGCCCGCATCGACCACCAAGCCATGGCGCAGGAGGTTATTAACCGGTGCCTCCCGAACACGGGCAAATCCGTCCGTATCGGAATCACGGGAGTACCCGGAGCTGGGAAAAGTACCTTCATCGAAGCTTTTGGAAAATTCCTCACGCAAGAGGGGCACAAGATCGCCGTACTGGCCATCGACCCCAGTAGTGAACGTTCAAAAGGAAGCATCCTGGGAGACAAAACCCGCATGGAAGAATTATCATGCGACCCGCATGCCTACATTCGTCCTTCCCCATCAGCAGGCTCTTTAGGTGGCGTCGCTCGCAAAACAAGGGAAGCCATGCTATTATGCGAAGCTGCCGGATTTGATATCATCCTGATCGAAACCGTGGGAGTCGGACAAAGTGAAACCGCCGTACACTCCATGGTCGACTTCTTCCTGCTAGTACAGATTGCCGGTGCGGGAGACGAATTACAAGGAATCAAGCGAGGAATCATGGAGATGGCCGACAGTATCATCATCAACAAAGCAGATGGAAACAACATCACCCGTGCAGAACTCGCTAAAGTTCAGTTACAAAATGCACTTCATCTGTTCCCGCCTCACGAATCCGGCGTAGAACCCAAAGTGATGACCTGTTCCGCCTACGAGAAAACCGGAATAAAAGAAATATGGGAAAACATACTACATTACTGCAGTGAAACCCAACAAAACAAATATTTCGATATCCGTCGCAGTGAACAAGCCAAATATTGGATGTATGAAACCATCGATGAACAACTGAGAAATCGTTTCTATCAAAGTCAAAAAGAACAAATAAAAGAAGCGGAAGAAAAAGTGCAGCACAACGAAGAAAGTTCCTTCGCCGCCGCATTCCGCTTGTTAGACAACTATTTCAAAAAAGACACGCAACTATAA
- a CDS encoding type I restriction enzyme HsdR N-terminal domain-containing protein, whose amino-acid sequence MKSLNLPPFEYKVKKQNGQVWIFDIIRKRYVVLTPEEWVRQHFIHFLIESKGYPAQLIAVEKEIQVCGMKRRFDLVCYDRQAVPYLIVECKAPSVALSQVVFDQAFQYNLSIAARFIAITNGCLHFCGEISGDGKFQMLAEIPNFRG is encoded by the coding sequence GTGAAAAGTTTGAACTTACCTCCTTTCGAGTACAAGGTGAAAAAGCAGAACGGGCAGGTCTGGATTTTCGATATTATCCGGAAAAGATATGTCGTGTTGACTCCGGAAGAGTGGGTGAGGCAGCATTTTATTCATTTTTTGATCGAGAGTAAGGGGTATCCTGCCCAGCTGATTGCTGTCGAGAAAGAGATTCAAGTGTGTGGCATGAAGCGGCGTTTTGATTTGGTGTGTTATGATCGGCAGGCGGTTCCTTATCTTATTGTGGAGTGTAAGGCGCCCTCGGTGGCCTTGTCGCAAGTTGTTTTTGATCAGGCATTCCAGTATAATTTGTCTATTGCAGCTCGTTTTATCGCGATAACGAACGGGTGTCTGCATTTTTGCGGGGAAATTTCCGGGGATGGAAAATTTCAAATGTTAGCTGAGATTCCGAATTTTCGCGGGTAA